AGGTGCTCTACCACTGCGACGCCGTTGACTCCGTGGGCGTGGTGCCGGTGGACGTGCAGGACCTTGGCGTCGATCTTTTAAGCTTCGCTTCCAACACCTTCTACGGCCCCACGGGAGTCGGCGGGCTGTACGTAAAGCGCGGGGTGCCCATCTGGCCGCTTTTTGACGGCGGCGTTCAGGAAAACCGCAAGCGCGCGGGCACGGAAAACCTTATAGGCATAGCGGGAATGGGCGCAGCAGCCAAGGCGGCTCAGCGGGACATGGAAGCCCGGATGGCCCACACGAAAAAGTTGAAGGACCTCTTTCTGGCGAAACTTCCCGAATACGTCAGCGAATACGGATTGAACGGGCATCCCGAATTCTGCCTTCCCAACCTTGTGTCCTTGTCCGTAAAGCACGTGGAGGGAGAAAGCGTGGTCCTCATGCTGGACGACGAGGGCTTCGCCGTCTCCACCCGCTCGGCCTGCGCGTCCGGAAGCCTGAGGGCATCCCACGTCCTTCTGTCCACCGGCTTGGGATTCGCCGATTGCCAGGGGACAATGGTCATCACCTTCGGCCTCGACAACACCGAAGACGACGTGATGCGTTTTCTCGCCTCCCTCAAGACATCCGTCGGCACCCT
This sequence is a window from Deltaproteobacteria bacterium. Protein-coding genes within it:
- a CDS encoding cysteine desulfurase, with the protein product MGVVNLDHMSANPLIPEVQEAMIAAIKAPLGNPSSQHQMGESAALLLDDARQAVASLVNAAVPREIVFTSGGTESVNMAIKGVAWAFGVEGKGKHIVTCNTEHNAVIRSLRRLKQMEYSVTSVPVDEYGRVNPDIVARAIKPDTILVSIMHSNNEIGTIQPVKEIAAVCKQKKVLYHCDAVDSVGVVPVDVQDLGVDLLSFASNTFYGPTGVGGLYVKRGVPIWPLFDGGVQENRKRAGTENLIGIAGMGAAAKAAQRDMEARMAHTKKLKDLFLAKLPEYVSEYGLNGHPEFCLPNLVSLSVKHVEGESVVLMLDDEGFAVSTRSACASGSLRASHVLLSTGLGFADCQGTMVITFGLDNTEDDVMRFLASLKTSVGTLREISPLFKNGQAAT